The following proteins are encoded in a genomic region of Burkholderia gladioli:
- a CDS encoding phosphocholine-specific phospholipase C, producing MTFDSSKRRFLKTTLGSAAAAATLSSFPPAIRRALAIDANNATGTLKDVKHVVLLMLENRSFDSYFGTFRGVRGYGDRFAVPSAAGAANIFHQRYTKAGETSTLTPYHLDETQGNALRAGSTPHTWNDAQAAWDHGRMSAWPSAKTPLSLGYYEAAEVPFHRALADAFTICDAYHCGMHTGTIANRLFYWSGTNGPNGLSPADNNPVRVAALNNEFNGGNDIGPSTSGWTWTTYADRLQQAGVSWKVYQSLVDNFGCNEMMSFRHWRAAIEQMPEARRPVYVSTVDIRQAVTAAGPFYDPSIDDALSPLAKGFGNTMPEGFLETFRDDIQNGTLPAVSWIIPPSYYSEHPGPSSPAQGGWYVQEVLDALTANPEVWSQTVLLVNYDENDGFFDHLPPPSAPSRNPDGSLAGGSTLPADQMAPEYHDFTPATANQPAIDGRPYGPGPRVPMWVISPWSRGGFVNSQVFDHTSTLLFLEKRFGVVEPQISAYRRAICGDLTSCFNFVSPNEGALPMLSGRTSKVSADSLAASQGAAKAIPVPSATLTSALPAQATGARASRALPYELHTTAHPAAGAITLEFANASANAAGAVFHVYDRLHLDRIPRRYVVEAGKTLSGSWTPDAADQGSYDLWVLGPNGYHREYVGKLGDIAAGADPEVQVCYQPCDASALSVKLFNRGSRPARFTVTANAYRGDGPWTLELAANASGELSWSVAEHGNWYDFTVASSNAPSFSRRFAGRIETGKDSVSDPAMGMAG from the coding sequence ATGACCTTCGACTCTTCCAAACGCCGGTTCCTGAAGACCACGCTCGGCAGCGCGGCCGCCGCGGCCACGCTCTCCAGCTTTCCGCCCGCGATCCGGCGCGCGCTCGCGATCGACGCCAACAACGCCACCGGCACGCTCAAGGACGTCAAGCACGTGGTGCTGCTGATGCTCGAGAACCGCTCGTTCGACAGCTACTTCGGCACCTTCCGCGGCGTGCGCGGATATGGCGACCGCTTCGCGGTGCCGTCGGCGGCGGGCGCGGCCAACATCTTCCACCAGCGCTACACCAAGGCCGGCGAGACCAGCACGCTCACGCCCTACCATCTCGACGAGACGCAGGGCAACGCGCTGCGCGCCGGCAGCACGCCGCACACCTGGAACGACGCGCAGGCCGCCTGGGATCACGGCCGCATGTCGGCCTGGCCGAGCGCGAAGACGCCGCTCTCGCTCGGCTACTACGAAGCCGCCGAGGTACCCTTCCATCGCGCGCTGGCCGATGCCTTCACGATCTGCGATGCGTATCACTGCGGCATGCACACCGGCACCATCGCCAACCGCCTGTTCTACTGGAGCGGCACCAACGGCCCGAACGGCCTGAGCCCGGCCGATAACAACCCGGTGCGCGTGGCCGCGCTCAACAACGAGTTCAACGGCGGCAACGACATCGGCCCGTCCACCTCGGGCTGGACCTGGACCACCTATGCCGACCGGTTGCAGCAGGCGGGCGTGAGCTGGAAGGTCTACCAGAGCCTGGTCGACAATTTCGGCTGCAACGAGATGATGAGCTTCCGCCACTGGCGCGCCGCGATCGAGCAGATGCCGGAGGCGCGCCGCCCGGTGTACGTGTCGACGGTGGACATCAGGCAGGCGGTGACCGCCGCCGGCCCGTTCTACGATCCGAGCATCGACGACGCGCTGAGCCCGCTCGCCAAGGGTTTCGGCAACACCATGCCGGAAGGCTTCCTGGAGACCTTCCGCGACGATATCCAGAACGGCACGCTGCCGGCGGTGTCGTGGATCATCCCGCCCTCGTACTACAGCGAGCATCCGGGGCCGTCGAGCCCGGCGCAGGGCGGCTGGTACGTGCAGGAAGTGCTCGACGCGCTGACCGCCAACCCCGAGGTCTGGAGCCAGACCGTGCTGCTGGTGAACTACGACGAGAACGATGGCTTCTTCGACCACCTGCCGCCACCGAGCGCGCCCTCGCGCAATCCCGACGGCTCGCTGGCCGGCGGCAGCACCTTGCCGGCCGACCAGATGGCGCCCGAGTATCACGACTTCACGCCGGCCACCGCGAACCAGCCCGCCATCGACGGCCGCCCTTACGGCCCGGGCCCGCGCGTGCCGATGTGGGTGATCTCGCCGTGGAGCCGCGGCGGTTTCGTCAATTCGCAAGTGTTCGATCACACCTCCACCCTGCTGTTTCTCGAGAAGCGTTTCGGCGTGGTCGAGCCGCAGATCAGCGCTTATCGCCGGGCGATCTGCGGCGACCTCACCTCCTGTTTCAACTTCGTCTCGCCCAACGAGGGCGCGCTGCCCATGCTGTCGGGCCGCACCAGCAAGGTGAGCGCCGATTCGCTGGCGGCCTCGCAAGGTGCCGCGAAGGCGATCCCGGTGCCGAGCGCGACGCTCACCTCGGCGCTGCCCGCGCAGGCCACCGGCGCGCGCGCCTCTCGCGCGCTGCCCTATGAACTGCACACCACCGCGCATCCGGCCGCCGGGGCGATCACGCTGGAATTCGCGAACGCCAGCGCCAATGCGGCGGGCGCCGTGTTCCATGTCTACGATCGCCTGCACCTGGACCGGATCCCGCGCCGTTATGTGGTGGAGGCCGGCAAGACGCTGAGCGGCAGCTGGACACCCGATGCCGCCGACCAGGGCAGCTACGACCTCTGGGTGCTCGGGCCGAACGGCTATCACCGCGAATACGTCGGCAAGCTGGGCGACATCGCGGCTGGCGCCGATCCCGAGGTGCAGGTCTGCTACCAGCCCTGCGATGCCTCGGCGCTTAGCGTGAAGCTGTTCAATCGCGGCAGCCGGCCGGCCCGGTTCACGGTAACGGCGAACGCCTATCGCGGCGACGGCCCGTGGACGCTCGAACTTGCCGCGAACGCCTCGGGCGAGTTGAGCTGGAGCGTCGCCGAGCACGGCAACTGGTATGACTTCACGGTCGCCAGCAGCAATGCGCCGAGTTTCTCGCGGCGCTTCGCGGGACGCATCGAGACCGGCAAGGATTCGGTGTCCGATCCGGCGATGGGGATGGCGGGCTGA
- a CDS encoding ArsR/SmtB family transcription factor — translation MIDPDLAHKALAHPFRREVLRWLKSPDAFPASARLHSCHGAPLSAIVARSGLSQSTVSAHVALLREAGLVIATPVGQWIFVARDNAAIADFVAGMAREF, via the coding sequence ATGATCGATCCCGACCTCGCCCACAAGGCGCTCGCGCATCCGTTTCGCCGGGAGGTGCTGCGCTGGCTGAAGTCGCCGGACGCGTTCCCGGCATCGGCGCGGCTGCATTCGTGCCACGGAGCGCCGCTGTCGGCCATCGTGGCACGCAGCGGGCTGTCGCAATCGACCGTCTCGGCGCACGTCGCGCTGCTGCGCGAGGCGGGGCTGGTGATCGCCACGCCGGTCGGCCAGTGGATCTTCGTGGCGCGCGACAATGCCGCGATCGCCGATTTCGTCGCCGGAATGGCTCGCGAATTCTGA
- a CDS encoding EamA family transporter: MKLRDILLAIFITAIWGLNFSVIKLGLQSVDPFILAGIRFTLSALPAALLIRRPAVPVRYLAIYGLLFGVGLWGIVNLGIQAGLSAGIASLVLQFSAFFTILLGAIVFKEAVSRYQLAGIAIALLGLACIITITDGTATLVGVALVIVGAVAWSTANIVIKLSGTRDVLAFLVWSSLFSPIPLFAIAWLQHGAAGYAATFAHFDGKAIFSILFQAYPTTLFGYWIWNVLLKKYPVSTVAPLSLLVPIFGMLGSALIFGEHIGLPKVLATVFIVLGLAIGLYGKYLGALLTNRARA; this comes from the coding sequence ATGAAACTACGAGACATCCTGCTCGCCATCTTCATCACGGCCATCTGGGGCTTGAACTTCTCCGTCATCAAGCTCGGCCTGCAATCCGTCGACCCCTTCATCCTCGCCGGCATTCGCTTCACCTTGAGCGCGCTGCCCGCGGCGCTGCTGATCCGCCGGCCCGCCGTGCCGGTACGCTACCTCGCCATCTACGGCCTGCTGTTCGGGGTCGGGTTGTGGGGCATCGTCAACCTGGGCATCCAGGCCGGGCTGTCGGCCGGCATCGCCTCGCTGGTGCTGCAGTTCAGTGCCTTCTTCACGATCCTGCTCGGCGCGATCGTGTTCAAGGAAGCGGTATCGCGCTACCAACTCGCCGGCATCGCGATCGCCCTGCTCGGCCTGGCCTGCATCATCACCATCACCGACGGCACCGCCACGCTGGTGGGCGTGGCCCTGGTGATCGTGGGCGCCGTCGCCTGGAGTACCGCCAACATCGTGATCAAGCTGTCGGGCACGCGCGACGTGCTGGCCTTTCTGGTCTGGTCCAGCCTGTTCTCGCCGATTCCGCTGTTCGCGATCGCCTGGCTGCAGCATGGCGCGGCCGGCTACGCGGCGACCTTCGCGCACTTCGACGGCAAGGCCATCTTCTCGATTCTGTTCCAGGCTTATCCGACCACGCTGTTCGGCTACTGGATCTGGAACGTGCTGCTCAAGAAGTACCCGGTCTCGACCGTGGCACCGCTCTCGCTGCTGGTGCCGATCTTCGGGATGCTCGGCTCGGCCCTCATCTTCGGCGAACACATCGGCCTGCCGAAGGTGCTCGCCACGGTGTTCATCGTGCTGGGGCTGGCGATCGGCCTGTATGGCAAATACCTCGGGGCGCTGCTGACGAATCGCGCCCGCGCCTGA
- a CDS encoding YukJ family protein, translated as MALNYGLLKGTVSGHLRDADDDHYQILVHAGDEVFRIAVNVKSSAPHAPSTVLFESRDTLPDSLSSQLMAAEVGFTKLASKPGGLAIDFVRGGLVDTSAMVPVPPDAPGQDNDLKDRLESAVVKAMSQAGSQVFAFGSKWGPEDKPDQYFKFVPGQGVHDIHMNQGNSGSYRKDNGVYQDGCLILHYPDDTWLAVFLAFQSQTFDTDDHGNPR; from the coding sequence ATGGCACTGAACTATGGTTTGCTGAAGGGCACCGTTTCCGGGCATCTGCGCGATGCCGACGACGATCATTACCAGATCCTCGTGCATGCCGGCGACGAGGTGTTCCGGATCGCGGTGAACGTGAAATCCTCGGCGCCGCACGCGCCGTCCACCGTGCTGTTCGAATCGCGCGACACCTTGCCGGATTCGTTGAGTTCGCAACTGATGGCGGCCGAGGTCGGCTTCACCAAACTGGCGAGCAAGCCGGGCGGCCTGGCGATCGACTTCGTGCGCGGCGGCCTGGTGGACACCTCGGCGATGGTGCCGGTGCCGCCCGACGCGCCGGGCCAGGACAACGACCTGAAGGACCGCCTGGAGAGCGCGGTGGTGAAGGCGATGAGCCAGGCCGGCTCGCAGGTGTTCGCGTTCGGCTCGAAGTGGGGCCCCGAGGACAAGCCTGACCAGTATTTCAAGTTCGTGCCTGGGCAGGGCGTGCACGACATCCACATGAACCAGGGCAACTCGGGTTCGTATCGCAAGGACAACGGCGTCTACCAGGACGGTTGCCTGATCCTGCATTACCCCGACGACACCTGGCTGGCGGTGTTCCTCGCGTTCCAGTCGCAGACCTTCGATACCGACGACCACGGCAACCCGCGCTGA
- a CDS encoding ATP-grasp domain-containing protein — MSELSPLLLIVDYNLTRVADVAHLAQAAKVRHQANTILIRADPGARDFEICTHVIDLDPLAEHFVDTASERLAPYRSRLRAGLVFSDNAVQRGAELLERLGLAVDSAALAAGAFNKRSYRLAEGRARPLLEAQGLLAPASVEVRSVDDLRAFAASHPDGFVVKPSCEGNNRGVTIVRAGDSLDEAFDAVRPYLHHGAICETLIPYRREYSFDGVGDVEFVTEKLSASGKYPVEIAQILPARLSPAEQATLTRAGRLANLLVGQRRGAFHNEIKLSDDGLAAAVVEPNRRPAGMKIWTIAQAVYGIDFYAQWLDAAFGEARPATPAAGATQAATVMLGVPHAGWFAPPAAAEAERLLSGALTRTASRAGLPVSALRLIEWGWLSAQPRYLPDLPRENGDFAAQVCIAVDSGQAEIRELVPALREAWLAILAEAGLPSRQALTIAA, encoded by the coding sequence ATGTCCGAACTCTCCCCCTTGCTGCTCATCGTCGACTACAACCTCACGCGCGTGGCGGACGTGGCGCATCTCGCGCAGGCCGCGAAAGTGCGTCACCAGGCCAACACGATACTGATCCGCGCCGATCCGGGCGCGCGCGACTTCGAGATCTGCACCCACGTGATCGATCTCGATCCGCTCGCCGAGCACTTCGTCGACACGGCGAGCGAGCGCCTAGCACCGTACCGGTCGCGCCTGCGCGCGGGCCTGGTGTTCTCGGACAACGCGGTGCAGCGTGGCGCCGAACTGCTGGAACGGCTCGGCCTGGCAGTCGATTCCGCCGCGCTCGCGGCCGGCGCCTTCAACAAGCGCAGCTACCGCCTCGCGGAAGGCCGCGCGCGGCCCCTGCTCGAGGCCCAGGGCCTGCTCGCGCCGGCCAGCGTGGAGGTGCGATCGGTGGACGACCTGCGCGCCTTCGCGGCCTCGCATCCCGACGGCTTCGTGGTCAAACCCTCGTGCGAGGGCAATAACCGCGGCGTCACGATCGTGCGCGCCGGCGACAGCCTGGACGAGGCCTTCGACGCCGTGAGGCCCTATCTCCACCATGGCGCGATCTGCGAGACGCTGATTCCGTATCGGCGCGAGTACTCGTTCGACGGGGTGGGCGACGTCGAATTCGTCACGGAGAAACTCAGCGCGAGCGGCAAGTATCCGGTCGAGATCGCGCAGATCCTGCCCGCGCGGCTCAGCCCGGCCGAGCAGGCCACGCTCACGCGCGCGGGCCGTCTCGCCAACCTGCTGGTCGGCCAGCGGCGCGGCGCGTTCCATAACGAGATCAAGCTCAGCGACGACGGCCTGGCCGCCGCCGTGGTGGAACCCAACCGGCGCCCGGCCGGGATGAAGATATGGACCATCGCGCAGGCCGTGTACGGCATCGATTTTTACGCGCAATGGCTCGATGCGGCGTTTGGCGAGGCCCGTCCCGCGACGCCGGCCGCCGGCGCCACCCAGGCCGCCACCGTGATGCTCGGCGTGCCGCACGCGGGCTGGTTCGCGCCGCCCGCCGCCGCCGAGGCCGAGCGCTTGTTGTCGGGCGCGCTGACCCGCACCGCCAGCCGTGCGGGCCTGCCCGTCTCGGCCTTGCGGCTGATCGAATGGGGCTGGCTGTCGGCGCAGCCGCGCTACCTGCCCGACCTGCCGCGGGAAAACGGCGATTTCGCGGCCCAGGTCTGCATCGCGGTCGACAGCGGCCAGGCCGAGATCCGCGAACTGGTGCCGGCCTTGCGTGAAGCCTGGCTGGCGATCCTGGCCGAAGCCGGGCTGCCGTCGCGGCAAGCGCTCACGATCGCAGCCTGA
- a CDS encoding 2Fe-2S iron-sulfur cluster-binding protein gives MHKVVILPQNVEATLPAGCSLTDLEFELYGQDSINFGCKAGACGTCAIQVLEGLAHLGVKGDEETAFLDQLGFPGNEFRLACQCRLNGEVRIRAASFAHEDASL, from the coding sequence GTGCATAAAGTCGTGATCCTGCCGCAAAACGTCGAAGCCACGCTGCCCGCGGGCTGTTCCCTGACCGACCTGGAATTCGAGCTATACGGTCAGGACAGCATCAATTTCGGCTGCAAGGCGGGGGCCTGCGGCACCTGCGCCATCCAGGTGCTCGAAGGGCTCGCGCATCTTGGCGTCAAGGGCGACGAAGAAACCGCATTTCTCGACCAACTCGGCTTCCCCGGCAATGAATTCAGACTGGCATGCCAATGCCGACTGAATGGCGAAGTACGCATTCGCGCCGCATCGTTCGCACACGAAGACGCAAGTCTTTAA
- a CDS encoding DUF2599 domain-containing protein yields MKKIRFAPLSLVLCHALLIAPALARADEGGDVAQKLTKLYNDTRQDCGGPSKPAFLCSGVLFRATWPSTDYMFYSVSPKSQKSGGISVSYLRKDAKFRRLAYGLKSGFILNPIFGNPKENKDYDVLCSFPIDAATDARAQAGCTDSSFTPNYVEKSCQDLGITTADQWYADYRKHNGDHSMQCSFDVRDDRNKDAAPAFYQSILSMQKMGEESMQTQDELRIAKWEEDPPRSPSVMALFYADDSGVEGARLNQIQWYESTQQYLPIINLQLPQTRQDDAKFVYNECKQAIWPVTAKNSCDRYVQSAAWIWRDDPGFKKKIASLQVVPTDCGRAVKDEQTNNFFNELVVQHYLDAPWKENEDNRDSNLASMRRQLVCHFQIARNKAEWNLEPSRPYTSQQESVAKGCNNL; encoded by the coding sequence ATGAAAAAGATCCGATTCGCACCATTGAGTCTCGTGCTTTGTCACGCGCTGCTGATCGCCCCCGCCCTCGCGCGGGCGGATGAGGGCGGCGACGTCGCGCAGAAGCTGACCAAGCTCTACAACGACACGCGCCAGGATTGCGGCGGGCCGTCCAAGCCGGCCTTCCTGTGCTCGGGCGTGCTGTTCCGCGCCACCTGGCCGTCCACCGACTACATGTTCTACAGCGTGAGCCCGAAGAGCCAGAAAAGCGGCGGCATCTCGGTCTCCTATCTGCGCAAGGACGCGAAGTTCCGCCGCCTCGCCTATGGCCTGAAGAGCGGCTTCATCCTCAATCCGATCTTCGGTAATCCGAAGGAGAACAAGGACTACGACGTGCTCTGCTCGTTCCCGATCGACGCGGCCACCGACGCGCGTGCGCAGGCGGGCTGCACCGATTCGAGCTTCACGCCCAACTATGTCGAGAAGTCCTGCCAGGATCTCGGCATCACCACCGCCGACCAGTGGTACGCCGACTACCGCAAGCACAACGGCGACCACTCGATGCAGTGCTCGTTCGACGTGCGCGACGATCGCAACAAGGACGCGGCGCCGGCCTTCTACCAGAGCATCCTGTCGATGCAGAAGATGGGCGAGGAATCGATGCAGACCCAGGACGAGCTGCGCATCGCGAAGTGGGAGGAGGATCCGCCGCGCTCGCCCTCGGTGATGGCCCTGTTCTACGCCGACGACAGCGGCGTGGAAGGCGCGCGGCTGAACCAGATCCAGTGGTATGAAAGCACCCAACAGTACCTGCCGATCATCAACCTGCAACTGCCGCAGACGCGCCAGGACGATGCGAAGTTCGTCTACAACGAGTGCAAGCAGGCGATCTGGCCGGTCACGGCGAAGAACAGTTGCGATCGCTACGTGCAGAGCGCGGCCTGGATCTGGCGCGACGACCCGGGCTTCAAGAAGAAGATCGCCTCGCTGCAGGTGGTGCCGACCGATTGCGGGCGCGCGGTGAAGGACGAGCAGACCAACAACTTCTTCAACGAGCTGGTGGTCCAGCATTACCTCGACGCGCCGTGGAAGGAGAACGAGGACAATCGCGACAGCAATCTCGCCAGCATGCGCCGGCAACTGGTCTGCCACTTCCAGATCGCGCGCAACAAGGCCGAATGGAACCTGGAGCCGTCGCGGCCCTATACCTCGCAGCAGGAATCGGTCGCCAAGGGTTGCAACAACCTGTGA
- a CDS encoding ATP-grasp domain-containing protein codes for MTSDGVLILSHCGFSFAEDLVTAARARGLAVWILSSRPLPEAGEARLAALRELADEVFSTDSHELGTRDVENAIASLRDRGRRIRGCISVWEGYRALMAYANALQGIADLPWSRIDALRDKRVVRARLHAAGLSRATARKLTPETLDALARDGGRYFVKPARGIASYGAFRLAHDTTWGTLQEIAAKARADTVYTALLGSEIEFIAEDYIPGREFSFEVLVADARAFVVGIHEKCQLTERDGTVLEDSCTSPPHSLSGVQTAAGIAWIRAVLAQLDLDWGCFHIEARFDGERWELIEVNPRVGGSLISRSVLALNGRASVLDLWLDQLLSQQDGKASPPYLDTLETLSYRDDGSAPTDQATFFRVYFALPGRIERIDVEPSDPLPIVTQVLLKAGDEIEPAAREVFLGQILWQLPRARRDRELPRLLEQTAGTLGVRYESAPTLIGA; via the coding sequence ATGACATCCGATGGCGTTCTCATCCTCAGTCACTGCGGGTTCTCGTTCGCCGAGGACCTGGTGACGGCGGCGCGCGCGCGCGGCCTGGCGGTCTGGATCCTGTCCTCGCGGCCGCTGCCCGAAGCCGGCGAGGCACGCCTGGCGGCACTGCGCGAGCTGGCCGACGAGGTGTTTTCCACCGATTCCCACGAACTCGGCACTCGTGACGTCGAGAACGCCATCGCGAGCCTGCGCGATCGCGGGCGCCGGATTCGCGGCTGCATCAGCGTCTGGGAGGGATATCGCGCGCTGATGGCCTACGCCAATGCGCTGCAGGGGATCGCGGACCTGCCGTGGAGCAGGATCGACGCCCTGCGCGACAAGCGCGTGGTGCGCGCGCGCCTGCACGCGGCGGGCCTGTCGCGCGCCACGGCACGCAAGCTCACGCCGGAAACACTGGACGCGCTGGCCCGCGACGGCGGCCGCTATTTCGTGAAGCCGGCGCGCGGCATCGCCTCGTATGGCGCATTCCGCCTCGCCCACGACACCACCTGGGGTACGCTCCAGGAGATCGCGGCCAAGGCGCGCGCCGATACGGTCTACACCGCCTTGCTCGGCAGCGAGATCGAGTTCATTGCCGAGGACTACATTCCCGGCAGGGAGTTCAGCTTCGAGGTGCTGGTCGCCGACGCCCGTGCGTTCGTCGTCGGCATCCACGAGAAGTGCCAGTTGACCGAGCGCGACGGCACCGTGCTGGAGGACAGCTGCACGAGCCCGCCGCATTCCCTGTCCGGAGTACAGACCGCCGCCGGCATCGCCTGGATCCGCGCGGTGCTGGCGCAACTCGATCTCGACTGGGGCTGCTTCCATATCGAGGCGCGCTTCGACGGCGAGCGCTGGGAACTCATCGAGGTCAACCCGCGGGTGGGCGGCAGCCTGATTTCCCGCAGCGTGCTGGCGCTCAACGGCCGCGCCAGCGTGCTCGATCTTTGGCTCGACCAATTGCTGTCGCAGCAGGACGGCAAGGCCTCGCCACCCTACCTCGATACGCTCGAGACGCTGTCGTACCGCGACGACGGCAGCGCGCCGACCGACCAGGCAACTTTCTTCCGCGTCTATTTCGCGTTGCCCGGGCGCATCGAGCGCATCGACGTCGAGCCCAGCGATCCGCTACCGATCGTCACCCAGGTGCTGCTCAAGGCCGGCGACGAGATCGAACCCGCCGCGCGCGAGGTGTTCCTCGGTCAGATCCTGTGGCAGTTGCCGCGCGCGCGGCGCGATCGCGAGTTGCCGCGCCTGCTCGAGCAGACCGCCGGCACGCTCGGCGTGCGCTACGAATCGGCCCCCACCCTCATCGGAGCGTAG
- a CDS encoding ATP-grasp domain-containing protein: protein MRILILHRVPYARIDYARGIDHAEHEVTYFGTRAILDTLPRGLPHHAVARAGQRGAYEEALDWLAAQPQQFDRVLSLSEYELLDAARLRERLGVPGPSVEEVRRVRDKVIMKQAVARAGLKVPRHLRLPALLAAPEAASWTGASVLKPHSGASSEDVVVFDSPSALLAALASRTSGAARLDRGELGADAYEVEEFVTGDILHLDGLVVDGQLATTMASRYLGTCLGYAQGEPLGSLHFPLSDALRDWTSAVLAAVGIRDGSFHLEAIETPDGPVFLEIGNRVGGADVVATFELATGVHLPSEELRVLTGKPPSHALPATQAGSAWHGWFVFPGHALGVAHYPGTPGTEAFRDDPAVVRWAELPPGAPLLSRITYSAHEAPIAGIVACRDADATAAWLRRLFDTAAATRSAERAALA, encoded by the coding sequence ATGAGAATCCTGATCCTCCATCGCGTGCCCTATGCACGCATCGACTATGCGCGCGGCATCGACCACGCCGAACACGAGGTGACCTATTTCGGCACCCGCGCGATCCTCGACACGCTGCCCCGCGGCCTGCCTCACCACGCCGTGGCCCGCGCCGGCCAGCGCGGTGCCTACGAGGAGGCGCTCGACTGGCTGGCGGCGCAGCCGCAGCAGTTCGACCGCGTCCTGTCGCTGTCCGAGTACGAGCTGCTCGACGCCGCGCGGCTGCGCGAGCGGCTCGGCGTGCCTGGGCCGAGCGTCGAGGAGGTACGGCGGGTGCGTGACAAGGTCATCATGAAACAGGCCGTCGCGCGCGCCGGCCTGAAGGTGCCGCGCCACCTGCGGCTGCCGGCGCTGCTCGCGGCCCCCGAGGCGGCGAGCTGGACCGGAGCCAGCGTATTGAAGCCGCATAGCGGTGCATCGAGCGAGGACGTGGTGGTGTTCGACAGCCCGAGCGCCCTGCTCGCCGCGCTGGCCTCCCGCACCAGCGGCGCGGCGCGACTCGACCGGGGCGAGCTGGGCGCCGATGCGTACGAGGTCGAGGAGTTCGTCACCGGCGACATCCTGCATCTCGACGGATTGGTGGTCGACGGCCAACTCGCGACCACGATGGCGAGCCGCTACCTCGGCACCTGCCTGGGCTACGCGCAGGGCGAACCGCTCGGCTCGCTGCACTTCCCGCTGTCCGACGCCTTGCGCGACTGGACCTCCGCCGTACTGGCCGCCGTCGGCATCCGCGACGGCAGCTTCCACCTCGAGGCCATCGAGACGCCGGACGGGCCGGTATTCCTCGAAATCGGCAACCGCGTCGGCGGCGCCGACGTGGTGGCGACCTTCGAGCTGGCAACGGGCGTCCATCTGCCTTCGGAGGAACTGCGCGTGCTGACCGGCAAGCCGCCCTCGCATGCGCTGCCGGCCACCCAGGCCGGCTCGGCCTGGCACGGCTGGTTCGTGTTTCCCGGCCATGCGCTCGGTGTCGCGCATTACCCCGGCACGCCGGGTACCGAGGCCTTTCGCGACGACCCGGCCGTGGTTCGCTGGGCGGAACTCCCGCCCGGCGCCCCGCTGCTGTCGCGCATCACCTATTCGGCCCACGAAGCACCGATCGCCGGCATCGTCGCCTGCCGCGATGCCGACGCCACCGCCGCGTGGCTGAGACGGCTATTCGATACGGCCGCCGCCACGCGGTCGGCCGAACGCGCGGCGCTCGCGTGA
- a CDS encoding MFS transporter, producing MNDLPIAAGTPRAAPATPAPPATPAASRGKIITMAAIAGAVVTNIYCTQPILPLIAQGLHAEAASADLVAGAALLGFATGLALLLPLGDRYDRRKLVLGQIALAFVLALAAALAPNLGSLIGAAFGLGVVSCVPQQLVPFAAVMSAPSQRGRNVGTVVTGIMVGILLGRAVSGVIAARYGWRAVYAVEAAAMVPVGLAAAWLLPRGVPSTTLGYGRLLASLWPLARDHRPIRESMLVQALLWAAFNAFWVNLAALLAEGPWHLGSAWAGGFGIIGAAGAMAATIGGRASDRIGTRRVIGLSIAIVTAAYLVLAGAGSSLALLVIGVVVLDIGVQAGLVANQTRAFAADPKAQGRINSLYMTATFVGGALGAIASGALMARFGWHGVVAFGIAAGLAAALVHRCLGPR from the coding sequence ATGAACGATTTGCCCATCGCCGCCGGCACCCCGCGCGCCGCGCCGGCCACGCCCGCGCCCCCCGCGACCCCCGCCGCCTCGCGCGGCAAGATCATCACGATGGCCGCCATCGCCGGCGCGGTGGTGACCAACATCTACTGCACCCAGCCGATCCTGCCGCTGATCGCGCAGGGCCTGCATGCCGAGGCGGCCTCCGCCGACCTGGTGGCCGGCGCGGCCCTGCTCGGCTTCGCCACCGGGCTGGCGCTGCTGCTGCCGCTCGGCGACCGCTACGACCGGCGCAAGCTGGTGCTCGGCCAGATCGCGCTGGCCTTCGTCCTCGCGCTCGCCGCGGCGCTCGCGCCGAACCTCGGCTCGCTGATCGGCGCCGCCTTCGGGCTCGGCGTCGTCAGTTGCGTGCCCCAGCAACTGGTGCCGTTCGCGGCCGTGATGTCGGCGCCCTCGCAGCGCGGCCGCAATGTCGGCACGGTGGTCACCGGCATCATGGTGGGCATCCTGCTCGGCCGCGCGGTCAGCGGCGTGATCGCCGCGCGCTACGGCTGGCGCGCCGTGTACGCGGTGGAGGCCGCCGCGATGGTGCCGGTGGGCCTCGCCGCGGCCTGGCTGCTGCCGCGCGGCGTGCCGAGCACCACGCTCGGCTACGGCCGGCTGCTCGCCTCGCTCTGGCCGCTGGCGCGCGACCATCGCCCGATCCGCGAATCGATGCTGGTGCAGGCGCTGCTGTGGGCCGCCTTCAATGCCTTCTGGGTCAACCTCGCGGCCCTGCTCGCCGAAGGGCCCTGGCATCTCGGCAGCGCCTGGGCCGGCGGCTTCGGCATCATCGGCGCGGCCGGCGCGATGGCGGCCACCATCGGCGGCCGCGCCTCGGACCGGATCGGCACGCGGCGCGTGATCGGCCTGAGCATCGCGATCGTCACCGCCGCCTACCTGGTGCTGGCCGGCGCGGGCAGCTCGCTCGCCCTGCTGGTGATCGGCGTGGTGGTGCTCGACATCGGCGTGCAGGCCGGCCTGGTGGCGAACCAGACGCGCGCCTTCGCCGCCGATCCGAAGGCGCAGGGGCGCATCAACAGCCTCTACATGACGGCCACCTTCGTGGGCGGCGCGCTCGGCGCCATCGCGAGCGGCGCGTTGATGGCCCGCTTCGGCTGGCACGGCGTGGTCGCGTTCGGCATCGCGGCGGGGCTGGCCGCCGCGCTCGTGCATCGCTGCCTGGGCCCGCGCTGA